A DNA window from Ictalurus furcatus strain D&B chromosome 22, Billie_1.0, whole genome shotgun sequence contains the following coding sequences:
- the plpp7a gene encoding inactive phospholipid phosphatase 7, which translates to MPTSQTRSRTRDRNNALNRAEFVSLLQQPLRSNSNAEARARRPSHKQPQCAHASGGDSTQQEPGDSNKDRKELPEEDCMQLNPSFKGIAMNSLLAIDICMSKRLGVCAHATSSWGSARAMIKLLALTGHGIPWIIGTLVCLTRSNTLAGQEVLVNLLLALILDVMTVAGMQKLVKRKGPWEMSPSFLDYLAMDTYSFPAAHASRAAMVSKFLLAHLVLAVPLRILLVLWAMLVGMSRVLLGRHHLTDVGCGFALGFLHYSLVEMVWLSSSTCQALISIGTLNWSPLY; encoded by the exons ATGCCTACGAGCCAAACTAGATCTAGGACGAGAGACCGGAACAACGCGCTGAACAGAGCGGAGTTCGTGTCTCTTCTTCAGCAGCCGCTGAGGAGCAACAGTAATGCCGAAGCTCGTGCGCGGAGGCCGTCGCACAAACAGCCGCAGTGTGCACACGCGAGCGGCGGAGACAGCACGCAGCAGGAGCCGGGAGACAGCAACAAGGACAGAAAAGAGCTCCCGGAGGAGGATTGCATGCAGCTCAACCCGTCATTCAAGGGCATCGCGATGAACTCTCTGCTAGCCATAGATATCTGCATGTCAAAGCGACTCGGCGTGTGCGCGCATGCGACATCGTCATGGGGCAGCGCGCGCGCCATGATCAAACTGCTCGCGCTCACCGGCCACGGCATCCCGTGGATCATCGGCACGCTGGTGTGTCTCACCAGGAGCAACACACTAGCTGGCCAGGAGGTTTTAGTCAATTTGCTGCTTG CTCTCATATTGGATGTGATGACTGTGGCAGGAATGCAGAAGTTGGTGAAACGCAAAGGGCCCTGGGAGATGTCACCCAGTTTCCTTGACTACCTGGCCATGGACACCTACTCCTTCCCAGCAGCCCATGCGAGTCGGGCAGCCATGGTGTCTAAGTTCTTGCTAGCACACTTGGTTCTTGCAGTTCCTTTGCGCATTTTGCTTGTTCTGTGGGCCATGCTAGTGGGTATGTCACGTGTACTGCTCGGTCGCCACCACCTCACAGACGTAGGATGTGGCTTTGCTCTAGGATTTCTTCATTACAGTCTAGTGGAGATGGTGTGGTTGTCGTCCAGCACATGTCAGGCTTTAATCTCTATTGGGACACTTAACTGGAGCCCCCTGTATTGA
- the fam78aa gene encoding protein FAM78A isoform X2 codes for MHYFRTTCSRAAARVQVPPVVRKEIWTVGWIQACNQMDFFNYYGEEGISSWELPELRDGHIQAISDSDGVNYPWYGCTTEIYTIVGPTKRSTTLTVSMNDNFCPSVTWSIPTGTTSVPPLLSSIQRDQRFTTWLVAMNEASAEMVLLRTIRWKMQIAIEVDPEKPLGQRARLMDHLAQEQPEILAMNEPIPPNALVKPNANDAQVLIWRPKRGESVVVIPPK; via the exons ATGCATTACTTCAGGACTACGTGTAGCAG AGCTGCTGCCCGGGTGCAGGTGCCACCAGTGGTCCGTAAAGAAATTTGGACTGTGGGCTGGATCCAGGCATGTAACCAAATGGATTTCTTCAATTACTATGGAGAAGAAGGAAT ATCGAGCTGGGAGCTCCCTGAGCTGAGAGATGGACACATCCAGGCCATCAGTGATTCAGACGGAGTGAACTACCCATGGTATGGCTGTACCACTGAGATTTACACCATCGTAGGACCCACCAAGAGGAGCACCACACTCACTGTGAGCATGAACGACAACTTCTGCCCCAGCGTGACATGGAGTATCCCCACAGGCACCACAAGTGTCCCCCCActtttgagctccatccagagggaCCAGCGCTTCACCACTTGGCTGGTGGCCATGAACGAGGCCTCAGCTGAGATGGTACTGCTCAGGACCATCCGCTGGAAGATGCAGATCGCTATTGAGGTGGATCCCGAGAAGCCCCTGGGACAAAGAGCTCGCCTCATGGATCATCTTGCTCAAGAACAGCCAGAGATCTTGGCTATGAATGAACCCATCCCACCCAATGCCTTGGTCAAACCCAATGCCAATGATGCTCAGGTGCTAATTTGGAGACCTAAAAGAGGGGAGTCGGTTGTTGTCATCCCCCCTAAATAG
- the fam78aa gene encoding protein FAM78A isoform X1 — protein MRIDLTVTTMGCMQSVGTHFYENIRVLELNTSIDSNPTVIDESSNVVLRYRTPYFRAAARVQVPPVVRKEIWTVGWIQACNQMDFFNYYGEEGISSWELPELRDGHIQAISDSDGVNYPWYGCTTEIYTIVGPTKRSTTLTVSMNDNFCPSVTWSIPTGTTSVPPLLSSIQRDQRFTTWLVAMNEASAEMVLLRTIRWKMQIAIEVDPEKPLGQRARLMDHLAQEQPEILAMNEPIPPNALVKPNANDAQVLIWRPKRGESVVVIPPK, from the exons ATGCGAATAGACTTGACCGTCACCACCATGGGGTGCATGCAGAGCGTGGGTACACATTTTTACGAAAACATCAGAGTCCTCGAACTGAACACCTCTATCGATTCTAATCCTACTGTCATTGATGAGTCGTCCAATGTAGTATTGAGGTACCGTACACCCTACTTTAGAGCTGCTGCCCGGGTGCAGGTGCCACCAGTGGTCCGTAAAGAAATTTGGACTGTGGGCTGGATCCAGGCATGTAACCAAATGGATTTCTTCAATTACTATGGAGAAGAAGGAAT ATCGAGCTGGGAGCTCCCTGAGCTGAGAGATGGACACATCCAGGCCATCAGTGATTCAGACGGAGTGAACTACCCATGGTATGGCTGTACCACTGAGATTTACACCATCGTAGGACCCACCAAGAGGAGCACCACACTCACTGTGAGCATGAACGACAACTTCTGCCCCAGCGTGACATGGAGTATCCCCACAGGCACCACAAGTGTCCCCCCActtttgagctccatccagagggaCCAGCGCTTCACCACTTGGCTGGTGGCCATGAACGAGGCCTCAGCTGAGATGGTACTGCTCAGGACCATCCGCTGGAAGATGCAGATCGCTATTGAGGTGGATCCCGAGAAGCCCCTGGGACAAAGAGCTCGCCTCATGGATCATCTTGCTCAAGAACAGCCAGAGATCTTGGCTATGAATGAACCCATCCCACCCAATGCCTTGGTCAAACCCAATGCCAATGATGCTCAGGTGCTAATTTGGAGACCTAAAAGAGGGGAGTCGGTTGTTGTCATCCCCCCTAAATAG